The Oceanococcus sp. HetDA_MAG_MS8 DNA segment ATTTCCGCGGCGTGCTGCAAGATGACGATGAGCGCCAAGCTGCGCGGACAGCCTTGCTGCGCATGCTGGCCGATGATCAGCCGCGTAAAGCCCGGTTGGCGCTGATTCGTGAGGCCGCGCGGCAGCTTCCCATAGAGGGCGCGAGCGCGCCCCTGCAACGGATTAGAACGCTATCCAACCAGCTGGCCGAGCAAGTGCCGGCTTTGGCGCCGCTGCGCAATAAAATCCACACGCGTTTGCAGCCTGAAGATGCTCAGGCTGTACGTCGGGCGCAGGCATTGACCGATCAACCCGAGGTACAAACGGAGCTGGAGAATTTGGCGCGGAGCATCGACGCCTTATTTAGCTCTGCAGAGCTGCCCCAAAAGCTGCGTCAGTTCGCTCGCTACAACCCTCCTGTGACTGATGCACTGCAAACGGCGGCTGATGTACTAGCCTCCAGTGCACCGGCGTCGGTGGCTGATCTGCGCAGGCTGGCCTGGGCGCAAACGCGGTTGTTGCACCTCATCGCAGGGGATGGTCAGCCTGCAGGGCGCTTAGAAGCCGTGCAGCTAAGCCTGGCCTTGGAAGAGAGAATCTTTGCGTTGGGGCAGCGTTGGCTGGAGGCTCAGTCACGCCCACAACGCGCGGAACTGGTGGACTGGCTGGATTACAACCTGCGCGCCTTGTTCGGTGCAGCCTTTATTACCGAAACCGAGTATGACGCCGCGGCCAAGGCTATACGCCAACTCAAGCAATCGGCTTTGATGGTAGAAGATTATCGCCAGGCCCTGTCGACCTTGGAGCGAGTGCCGCAGTGGGCGCGCCGTCGCTATGTGTTGTTCTTCGGCCCCATGCAGAACACATTGAGTGCCATCGAGCCTATGGCTGCGGACTTTGTCACGGACCGTCTGCGCGCCAGCCCTGTGTTGGTCCACAGCCGCATGATGGATTGGCTGCAACGAGATCTGGCCCTGGAGCTTGGGTTGGAGCATCGCATTCTTGGCGAGCCCTTGGCCTCCGGTCTCCAAGTGCTCAACCCCGGTGTGGCACAGGGCATGCTGCGAGGTACGCAGGAGCTGCAGTTAGCTCAGGATCGGCCACAAATTGCTTTGGTCGAAGAAACGGTCGCGGATCTTCCCAGCGTTGCTGGCATCATCACAGCGGATGCTGGCAATGCCTTATCCCATGTACAACTCCTCGCCCAGAACCTGGGTATTCCAAATGTCGTGGCGAGTGGGCCGGCCTTAGAGCGGCTGCAAAAGGCGCGACAGCAAGAGTTGTTCATGGCCGCCAGCCCCGGCGGAGTCGTGCACATACTCGGCAAAACGCCTGAGCTGGCCGTGGCGGAACAAGCGGGTGCGGCAGGACCTAGCCCCTTGCAGCCAAACCTCGCCAAGCTGGAATTGGATCTTCCTGCGGGTCGATCGGGTTTCATTGGCTTGAGTGATTTGACCTTGGCGGATTCCGGGCGCCGGGTGGGCCCCAAGGCGGCCAAGTTAGGGGAGTTGGCGCAGCGCTTTCCCGGGACGGTCTCGCCGGGGCTGGCGATTCCTTTTGCCTGGTTTGCCCGTATGTTGGAGCAGCCCCGGCAAGGTCAAGCTGGCCCATTTCGGGATTGGTTGGCGCAGCGCTATGCCCAGTGGCAGGCCATGCCTGCAGGCGAGGCGCGCCGTGCCCTGTTGCAGCAAACCTTGCAAGCTGCGCAGGAGCATATGCAAACGGCGCCCTTTCCTGCTGGGTTTCAAGAAGGGTTGCGCGCAGCGATGGTCAGGCAATTTGGCGCGCTAGGAGAGTTTGGTGTCTTCGTGCGCAGTGATACCAATATTGAGGACCTGCCCAATTTCTCCGGGGCAGGACTGAATAAGACGGTTCCTCATGTGGTGGGCTGGGAGCCGACCTTGGCAGCGATTCGCAGTGTCTGGGCCTCGGTGTTCAGTGAACGTTCTTGGGGTTGGCGCCAAGCCATGATTCCTGACCCCATGAATGTATATGCCGCTGTGCTGCTCCATCAAAGTGTGGATGTCGGCGCCTCGGGCGTGCTGATTACCCAAGGCTCACCATCCCGTGCCCCCTTCCCGCTCAAGCTGACGATGAATGAAGGGCCAGGTGGTGGCGTGTCCGGGCAGTCTGCCGAGAGTTGGGAGTTACAGAAGGGCGGTCAGGCGCAATTTTTGCAATCCGCCACCGAGCCCTATCGTTACGCTCTCAAAGAACAGGGTGGGGTCCGTCAGCAGCGGGTCAAAAATATTGGTCTGCTACTCAATTCTGCCCGCCAACAACGTTTGCTCAAGCTGGTGGAACAGATTGCACAGTGCTGTACGGATTTGCTCGATGATGGCGCTGAGGTTCAGCCTGCGGATGTGGAGTTCGGCTTTAGCGGCAATAACCTGGTGTTGTTCCAAATTCGGCCTTTAGTCCAGAACCGTGACGCCACTAGCAACGCATACCTTCAGGCGCTAGATCAGCCCATGGCGGAGTTCGCTCGGCGCCGCATTGCTATGCAGCAGCCCGTGAGTGTGGAGTTATGAAATGGTGCGCCTTGCTACTGGGCGTGTGGGCTGGGTTCGTTTCAGCGTATCCCTTGGATGGCTATGAGCGCACCGGTATTCGACGCCTGGATTTCTACGCGCGCGGACATAGCGGAGAGATTGCCAACGTGCGTCGCCAGCACCCGGGGGCGCTGTTACCGCTAGACCAAGTTCAAATACCTCCAGCTGGCACCTTTGCCCACAGCTTTCCGCAGGCCATGGATACATCGCTGCGGGACGAGATTCGTTCTGCCCTGGGTGTTCATGCCGACAGCTATGCCTTGCATCTGGTGGACTTGAGTGATGCCAAGCAGATCGAGGTTGTGGACTGGCATGCTGAGCGCTTAGGCAATGTTGGCAGTGTAGGCAAGCTGTTGGTGGCCTTGGCAGTTCTGCACCAACTCCAGCAGTGGTGGCCAGAGCCCGAGCAGCGCTTGGAGATTCTGCGAAATACGCAGGTAGTGGCGAGTAGCATTGCCACGCCAGACCACCACAAGGTGCCGATTTGGCAGCCTACGGAACAAGAGCTGCAATACCGTCCGCTACAACCTGGCGATCAAGCCAGTCTCTTTGAGTATTTGGACTGGATGATCAGTGCAAGCTCCAATGCCGCCGCTTCAGTGCTAATGCAGCAAGTCATCTTGCTGGCCCACATGCAGCGTGACTACGCCGCGTCGTCAGCGCGGCGGGAGCGCGTCTGGGCGGAGCTAAATAAAGTGCAGCGAGGCGAGGTTTTGGCTGAAGCGATGGACCGGGCGGTAGTCGCAGCGGGTTTGGACCCTGAGCAATTACGCCAGGGCAGCTTGCTCACGCGTCAAGGTAAGGCGCAGGTGGCCAGCCGGCAGAGCTACGCCAGCCCACTGGCTTTGAATCAGATGCTGTATCGGATGCTGCAAGGGAAATTATTGGATCGCTTCAGTAGTCATGAGATGCTGCGGCTGATGTACCAAACGCAGCGGCGCATCCGCTACGCCTCGCATCCGGTACTCACCGACTCAGCCGTATACTTTAAGTCGGGTTCTTTATACAGCTGTAAACCTGAAGAGGGTTTTAGCTGTGGTCCTTATCGAGGCAACCGCATCAACTTATTGACCTCAACGATTCTGGTGCAGTACCCCGCGGATGAGCCGCAAGTTCAGTACCTGGTCAGTGTGCGCTCAAACGTACTGAGGGTTAATTCCGCAGTGGCGCACCAGCGCTTGGCGGGCGCCATTCATCGTCTCATGCTGCAAAAGCACGGAGTAGTACAGGGTGCCGAGTAGAGCTCACGGGCAGCAAAGCAAGGCGGCGCGGAATGTCGCGGCACTTCGGGCAGTCGGCCTAACTGGGTCGTTTTTCTTGGTGATGCTGGCCTACTATCAGGTCAAACCCGCAAGTCGGTCGTTGTTTCTCGAGCATCTTTCGGCCCAGGCCTTGCCGTATTTATGGATTGCCTCGGCGCTGATGATTGGCCTGCTCATGCCCCTGTATCAGCGCTGCATCCAAAAAATTCCCCGCGTACAGCTGGTGGTGAGCAGCATTGTTCTCAGCCAGGCTGGTTTGGTGTGGTTTTGGTATCAGCTGGATAGTGCCGGGCCGGTGACGGCAGTTGCTTTCGCGATATTCACCGACATCATGAGCGTGGTTTTAGTGGAGCAGGTGTGGAGCCTAGCCAATTCCAGTTTCGTGCTAGCTGAAGGCCGGCGCTGGTATGGCTTAGTAGCCAGTGGGGGCTTGCTGGGTGGGATGGTGAGTGGTGGACTGGGCTCGGTGTTGCTTAGCCGCTTCGATCTGCCAACCTCGGATTTGCTAATGGTGGCCGTTCTGATACTGGTCGTTCTGGCCGTCGTCACTATTGTTTTCTCGCGCGTGGGCTTGTTCGTAGAGCGCCAGGGCTATCGCGCTCTGCCGGTGGGCAGCATGCACTCCTTCAAGCAAATGTTGGCTCAGCCGTATTTGCTTGGAATTGCCGGAATATTACTCACTGCGCAATTAATCGCCCCGGTTATCGAGTATCAGTTCCTCTCCATCGTCGAAGTGAACTACCCCGATCGAGACCCGAGAACAGCGTACTTAGCCGGATTTTTTGCGCTGCTTTCAGCCTGCGCTTTGGCCACCAACTTAGTTGTTGTTCCGGTGATATTGCGCCAGTTCGGCACGCTGGGAGGCTTGCTAGTGCAGCCGCTGCTGGTCTTGCTCTCTAGCTTGGCCTTTATGGTGGTGAGCAGCTTGCCGGTGGCAGCGCTTATGAAAATCAGCGACCGGGGTCTGTCTTACTCCATCAACCGCGTGTCCAGGGAGTTGCTCTATGTGCCGGTGGATGGCGAACTGATCTACAAAGCTAAGGCTTGGATCGATATGTTTGGCTACCGCCTGTTCCGTATCCTGGGGTCGCTGCTGATCAAGATCTGTACGGTATGGCTGCCCTGGTCGCTGGAACTAGAAGAGC contains these protein-coding regions:
- a CDS encoding serine hydrolase, which translates into the protein MKWCALLLGVWAGFVSAYPLDGYERTGIRRLDFYARGHSGEIANVRRQHPGALLPLDQVQIPPAGTFAHSFPQAMDTSLRDEIRSALGVHADSYALHLVDLSDAKQIEVVDWHAERLGNVGSVGKLLVALAVLHQLQQWWPEPEQRLEILRNTQVVASSIATPDHHKVPIWQPTEQELQYRPLQPGDQASLFEYLDWMISASSNAAASVLMQQVILLAHMQRDYAASSARRERVWAELNKVQRGEVLAEAMDRAVVAAGLDPEQLRQGSLLTRQGKAQVASRQSYASPLALNQMLYRMLQGKLLDRFSSHEMLRLMYQTQRRIRYASHPVLTDSAVYFKSGSLYSCKPEEGFSCGPYRGNRINLLTSTILVQYPADEPQVQYLVSVRSNVLRVNSAVAHQRLAGAIHRLMLQKHGVVQGAE
- a CDS encoding ATP translocase, giving the protein MPSRAHGQQSKAARNVAALRAVGLTGSFFLVMLAYYQVKPASRSLFLEHLSAQALPYLWIASALMIGLLMPLYQRCIQKIPRVQLVVSSIVLSQAGLVWFWYQLDSAGPVTAVAFAIFTDIMSVVLVEQVWSLANSSFVLAEGRRWYGLVASGGLLGGMVSGGLGSVLLSRFDLPTSDLLMVAVLILVVLAVVTIVFSRVGLFVERQGYRALPVGSMHSFKQMLAQPYLLGIAGILLTAQLIAPVIEYQFLSIVEVNYPDRDPRTAYLAGFFALLSACALATNLVVVPVILRQFGTLGGLLVQPLLVLLSSLAFMVVSSLPVAALMKISDRGLSYSINRVSRELLYVPVDGELIYKAKAWIDMFGYRLFRILGSLLIKICTVWLPWSLELEELSWITVVTVALWVYLIARIAQTRLGRLANYNRAAPA